aagccggagggtaagctgaaaatttaggcttattaaaatatggcataagcagcttatgaaactatgataagctatttttatttatttacccaaacacctttaaaaaggtttatgggagtagataagcccatataagctcaaaataagccaattcaaacGAGACCTTAGTCGTAGATACTATATTTATACATacagtgttttttttcttcttcgtgTTATTATAACCCAAGTTCAGATAATTTCGACTGCTTACTTAACAATAatacaaattttgaaattataCCAAGTTGTTTTCCACATGAATCAAGAaacttttattatttcaatagCAATAACTTCTTCAATACAACATaaaaaacatcaacaatacaaagaaaaataaaataacacattaaGATTAGTCATATATATGCATCATACATAACTCTATTAGAAAGTTTGAATGCATATAGGACTTTATCTTTTACAACAAACCTAACTTAATAAAACAACCACACAACAACTTTAATGACTCatacaagataaaaataaaaacttgtagTAGGATAATTAATATAAGTagacacattattttttacggcAGATTTTCATGTTCAACTTTAATTACTATGTCTTTATAGTACAATATGAACAAATATACATGACTGAGaagttttgagaaaaataaaataaataaattatgtaattaattttcaaacatataaatttAATGGATACATTTATATCATTCATAGTTGGAACTacttataaatcatataatttttccCTCAAAGgcaaaatcatataattctagtgtataaatacattttgaatgataaaaaagTTTGGAAAACTAAATAGACACGTATGCATTCTTTCAATCAAATTTGCATGAAGataatcaaatattataatttttatacaaaatcAGTTGAAGAAAATCGTTTACTAATAAACTCAAAATTTggatattttttaaagaagatcATTTACTAATATTTACAAAAACACTCAGGTTTAAAAATTTAAGCTAgcgttttattttttcaaaaaataggaaaattattaagaaaaaagttcaaatcCATCATCTTAACAAGAAACTCTAACCACCTTCTATATAAGATTACAAAGGACCAACATcaattaaaatgtatttttttgttgttatcacGAATTTCTAAAAAATCTACGAATTTGAGAATACCATAGGTAGTTAAGATAAGAATCATACAAAAAGTACTTAAAAAAGAAATGCAtctaaaatttgtcatttttaaagtGCCAACTTAtctatttatagattttttgAAAGGTTATCTAGAAATAGATATGCACCATTTTTTATGGAAGATATGCTCCATATATAGtccttttcaataaaaataaaaataaaaataagcacGATATTAATTTTCAGTATAcgatattatttttcattgtgTGTTCAGTTACTATGATTAACTAAATACTCTAAAATTAGAGTTATAAGATGGacatctatttatttattgataaaaagtaattttaacgAAATCGACTATTGAAATCGTGCCCGAACAATCACAACACGCGAACAATCACAACAATAAGCAAAAAGATAAATCTATGTGTAATAAGATTCAATGTAGAATTGAGTGATTCACAATACAAATCTTATTAACAATCAAACTTTAATGTGCCTTGAACAACTTACAAAACTTTAGACAATTTCAATACCAAACCTATATGAACAATAATACCAAGCTATATTAATTGAAAACACAATGCATATGATATAAAAGAATTGAATGGAACTTGCACTCAATTGATCTAAGCTAAATTATTAAACCTAATTCAACGAATTAGATTAACTTTTGATAGAAACAACTTAGATCAACACTACCAATTATCGTAACAATTATTCAATTTATCATATGCAATAATGAAAAGTAAAGAGGATAGGGAAGAGAGATAACACCGATATTTTTATAGTAGTTCACTCTTTCTTGTCCTCGCTAGAGCTATGTCTACTCTTCTTGATGAAGTACGCATTCGCCAAGGTCATCCACTAAGTAACAATGTTGAATACAAATGTGTTTACAAGAGTTCCTTGAAATTAAACCTAATTCTTCAACCCACCTATACAAAGACTTCCCCAAACTTCAAATAACCTTTGAATTTGGTGCTCCTTGAATCTTCGAATCTTTGATTACCCGTGCACCCCTTCGAACTCTTCACTCAAGTCTTCCATGCTACGTCCGGTAAACGAACACCCTTCAACTTCAAGAACGGTTAGAAAGACCCCAAGAGCTCCGAaggtggaatgagattattcactTCACTTTGAAGCGCCCTTGATTAAGCCCAATCAATCTTCTTGAAAGAACCAAATTACAATCCCTACTAGCACCCTAGCAAATCAATGTGACTCAATGTACAAAGTGATTCTaggaaaaagtgtttaatcttgaaCAATTTATGTGCAAATGAGTTTTTAAGACCTAGAGAGAATAGttgcaaatgattcaattattTGAGAGTTATGAGGAGGAGAGTATATATAACGAAGGTGATGGAGTGTAAAATTTCGAGCTAAATCAACTGAATGAACCGATTCATTAAATgagtgaatcgattcagaccACTAAATGACAAATCTGGAAAGGTGAAAATGTCATGAAGATTGATTCATGTCAAGTGATTTTTGAGTCGATTCAGGCTCTGCAGCATGAGTTTTGATACGATTCAAAACAGTATGAATCGATTCAGGATAAGTCAGAGACATGGTGATACGATTCATGTATGTTTTAGACAAGGCagagtgaatcgattcacacaAGTCATGTCAATTCACAGAAGTCATGAATCAATTCACACAAAGTTAGAAACTTTTGTGATACGATTCAAATGTGTATGAATCAATTCAACAAGTGAAAAGATGAACAATGACACTTTTGCACAAAACACAAGTGAATCCAAGACCAAGACACATGGATGTTGGGTGCTTTAACATACTAAACACTAGACAATCTTCAAAACGATAAACAAagctaaaaaaacattataaaaaacatataaagtAAAAATGTGTAGGCTTCATGTTACAAGATGAGAgtataaaatatctttttttttttatttttttatttctcggtcaaatatttttaaaatcccaAAAGAaagtatatttttgttgtgtacCCCGGGTTAATGTCTAAGAAAGTATTTCATAGCATCATCCATACAGTAGTCATCGGACCGCCTACCCACATGTGCTGATCAATTCAAATCTTCCATGGTGGGAGCATCAAAGTGTAATGCCTTAACCAAACAATTGGGTTCAAATTTTTTAAGAGCACCACCAAAGGAcaaattttttaagagaatctAACTTTGAATTTTagattaaacaattttttatcagGCTTTACTCACATCAAATGCCCCTTTTTCCTAAATGTATTTTGCAAGAAAACTCAGTTAAATATCAATTTCTAAATGTATTTTGCTTAATTCATTTGTTGTTGTCAATCCTCTTAATAGGACGCTAAGATACATCTTACTGCAAacttaatttataaaaacataCAATATTGCAAacttaatttataaaaacataCAAAAGACATGGTTATCATCATAAGAATAtgacaaatattataaaaaaaaaagtaatacaaacaacaacaacaaactttttttgaagATACTATATCCTATAGATAATATGCAATTTTAGATACTAATTTATCCAAAAAGCATCCGTATAAATTGATCATATCTGTAAGATTTTTCAACAcgtttccctttttttttttttaaacagtcAACACGTTtccttttaaattatattttttgaaaatatattggtAACAAATTTGtacctaataataatatattcagttccttcaaaaaaaaaataaaacaatatattcAGCGTGAATATAGAACTGACAAAATCTTTCTTTAAATACGATAATGCGAAGCCAACTTAGAAATATCAGTGCAAAACAATAGGAAAAGTATATTAGAAGCTCGCTCACATACGAATCAAATatctttttctctcattttcctGTAAAATTCGTTTAATCCACTTCCGATTTGAGGtttgtttcttgtttctttttttaatttaatatatgttatgCGACTCATGACAGCTCTTAAAGGATTTTAGATCTTCAACTTTCTGTTATTTGTTCAATATTTTAGTGCAATAGTTTGGTTTTTATTCCATGTTTCAATTACAACATAATAGAGTCGataattttgatttcttttagTGCCTTCTTTACTACTTAATATGggaatattttttgacaattgaCACGGTGTTTTTGTTTATAGAAAATTAGATTAAGCGAGGCTACAGACTCTTTCAACAACGAAAAACCCTAGAAAGAAGCATGGTGATTAAGCGAGACTGGGCAAACTTAGATTCACTCGCTCTCAACATGATTCTTGAGAAGTTAACTGAACCAATTGATCATATTTGGTTTGGTTCTGTCTGTAAAAATTGGCACTCAATTGCAAACCTTAGTCATCAACACGATCACCAATTTAGAAGCAATATAATGCCTATGCTAACGATCCCTTCAGAAAAGAGTCCAGAAAAGCGATGTTTGTATAGCATACCTGCAAATAGAGTGTATCCATTAGAATCGACAATGCTAAACAACAAGAGATGTTGCGGCTCAAGTCATGGCTGGCTCGCAACGTTAGACGAAGAAGATGTCATCACTTGGGTGAATCCTTTTAAGGATGTTGCTCCTATTAGTTTGCCACCCATCGATAATTATATGGTATGTAAGGATTACGACTTCAATGTGCATAAGGTTACATTGTCGGTTGATCCTATAACAAGTCCAAATGATTATGTGGTTGCAGCAATTTACACTACCCGTAGTTGTCTTGCTTTTATAAAAGCAGGACAAGAGTTTTGGACATACATACAAGACACTGACCATTTTGGTTTCATCGATATTACATTCTACAAAGGTTTGGTGTATGCTGTAACTCGTTGGAAAAAAATTGTGTGCTTCGATCTTTGTTATTCGGATGACCCTTGGGATGTGGAACAAAGAATTCCAAATGTTTTGTTACAAAGGAGTGATGATGCAACTTATTCTCCACTTACTTATTTAGTGAAATCATTGGATGGAGAGTTGTGGATGGTGAGAAGGTTTATAAATAGGgtaaaaaatatcaacaaaggTACTAATTCTTTACATGTATTTAAGTTGGAATTGAATGACAAAGGTGATAAGCTTATGCATTTGTCGAAACTTGAGAGTTTAGGAGACAATGTTTTATTTGTGGGTGATGGCGATTCAATGTCAGTATCAACTTCATATTTCTCAAGTTATCTACAAAAGGATTCTATTTACTATTCTGATAATTATTATAACGAAGTACCGGTTCCTTATCCTAGAGGTCCTTTTGATATGGGAATATATAACATAAAGCATGGAAGCTTTGGTGTTCATTGCCCTTATAAATCTTACTTCAAAGGTATGGCACCTCCCATATGGGTTGTACCACCTTTTCAGTGGAATTGATTAgggttttgatttatttattttagttagtCTTATTTAGTCTTATTTAagtattagtttttatttttatttttaagggaaAGTATtagtttttcatatttgttttttatgctCATAAAAGTCTTGTTATGTTGACAAAGGATCATTAAAATCATTGtctatttattcactttttattCATCTTTTTGTTGTGTGTATTTTAAATTGAAGAAGTATTTGTTTTAAAAGCAAAAATCGTATTAATAAGAAAACACATGAGGTTCTCCAACCTTTACAACACAAGTTTAGACTAAGCATCATAGTGGAGAAGAACTATCCACTATATAGTTTAACAAATAAACCTCGCTCCTAATCTTCATTCACAAACCATCACCACAGGCTGAATAACCGTACAACCTTCATGTTCaataaaatgttgaaataaaaatttgaaattttcccTTCATTTAGACTTAATATGGACCTTATATTATatgaagaaaacaacaaaatattgatgaattttGGCCCCAATGGAAAAAAGGTCTTTTGTCACACATCATAGAACCATTAAATGTGTTTGATGCTTTTGGgggaaaaattattttcaagatACATACATAAACCCTATTTTCCCATCTATGTAATAAGCTCTCAACCAACCTAGAGACCGTTCTCTTGTTTGTACCATAAACTAGACATGATGTTCAAAATTCTAACCCATCAATGTCGCTCATTTTCCTAAATTTTTCCTAAATTAGAGGAGTTCGGTTGTGTTTATTGGTTCAATTCGGAGGTAGTAAGAAAGATGAGGGATGGCTTGAGTACAAGTTTTTGGAGGGATAGGTGGTGATCTGATATTTCGTTTATGCATCTCTTCCTGCGTTTATTTGTAATCTCGAACCATATGAATTGTAGTGTGGGGGAAGTGGTGAATGGTAGAGAGGGAGAGGGGAGTTGGAATTTGGTGTGGCGAAGAGAACTCTTTGTGTGGGAAGGGGCGTTGTTGGGAGAAGGGAGAGACAAGTGGTTGTGGAGGCCGGAGGGAGGGAGAGCTTTCTCGGTGAACTCGTATCGTAAGCTACTTGAGAGACTATTTTTGATTGAGGATAATTTATCCGGAGATGAGGAGTGTGTGTTTGGTGGTCTTTGGAAGTGTCGCGCTCCGTCTAAAGTGTTAGCTTTTGCTTGAACGTTGTTACTTGACCGAATTCCGATCAAGGGTGAACCTAGCTATTATGGGTGTTTTGAATGCGAACAGACAGAAGTTTTGCATGTTTTGTGGGAGGGTGGAGGAAACGGGCTCCGTCTAAAATGTTAGCTTTTGGCCGGACGTTATTtactttaaattataaataaaatatatttaagttgttttaaatttcatgttAGGTTTTGGGAGTGTACTATAAacatgaaataaaacaaaacaaaaataagaggGGTTTTAAGCTTTTTATGGATATCAAAATCTacccataaaaaaatgaatatctaaatctaaaataaataaaaaaaaaaaaaagaatgcaaTTGTGGTGGAGTTGGTTTTTGGTAAAAACTTGGGACCACCATATCTTTAGAACCAATTTTCAGAAATGGATGGGGAAGTGTAGTACTTGTACTTTGATTCACTATGAGAATTCAGTCACTTGTACTGATTTCCTCTTATTATCAATAACAATTTATGTGTTTGCTGTTAAAAAATTCCCAATAAAGATAACAATAGCAAGTCACATTTAACATAGACaggtcaaaaacaaaaacttgagACTTCTTAGCAACCTTGGCAGACTTGCTAAATTAGGTGATTATATCAGTATCTTTGTTTCGTGTTTTGCTAAAAATTGGGCAACGAATAAACATCTTTTATTTGAAAGGAAatcatgttgttttgttttctccATAAAGAATAAGTTCCTATACATGAATAACCATATTATTTTATGGTTCTGTATGATATATTATTTGTGCAATATGCCATTTGATTGGGATTATGTGATTGTTTTCCTTTACTTGTAAAATCTGGATCCACATATCTCTGAGTTGTTGAAACTCCAATTTATTGGGAAATTTTGTATTCTCGAACGATAGAAATCTCAATTTTtaagggatattgcatattatatgtaggggtcggagttcgaactccagacaccccacttctccacaattaaattatgtgagctctagccattaagctacttaaaaaaaaaaaaaaaatctcaattttgttGAGAAATAAGTAACCTGGTTAATCCTTTTTTTTggctatttttgttttataattataatcataattatacttcttcgtcccaaattgtatgacattttagaagaaaaaaaattatcttaaattatatgtcgctttacaataccaatgaaatattaatgttactttccTATTATATTTAtcactctctcttctttcaattccttcatttatcattctcatatcatttattaaagacaattttgtaaaacaactcataatatttcttttccaaacaatattaattacatttcttaatatgtgtgaaataccCAAAACatcaatttgggacggagggagtaatattcgAAGATGATGGTCACCGTACATGAAGTATTTTATGTGGATCAGATTCTTGAGTTTTGTGATTCCAATTATTTGGTATTTGTAATTAGGGGTGTAACGGTTCGGTTTGGATTGATTTTCAATCAAAAAAATGTCTGAACTGATGAAACCTTcatcggtttggattggttcggttttcaCTGTTTTTCAAACAagaaaccgaaccaaactaatCGGTTTGGTTCGGTCTGGATTGGTTTGGTTGATcggtttatttaaaaaaacaattaaaaaaaattcatattctcacaaaatatttcatagaactttgtaaaattgtatttcatattttgttgtttcatgTTCTCTAtatttgaaataactttttataaCTAACCTTACTTAAAATTTCATACATATGATCTAAGATTCATTCATCCatcattcttcaaaaacaacttcatcaaactcaaatatttcaatcattCATGATCCATacatgcatcattcatcaacaaacacaaaaattccaaaaagaacatcctaaaattaaaacatagtcAAAATAACAAATCCATGACATAAATCAATGGCATAAACATGATAAAAACTAACCAGATGAACATGATAAATCAATGGCATAAACATGATAAAACTAACCAGATGAACGATCTCAGCGGGGACCGGTGGTGATGAACAATGGGTTTGGTGTGGTTGACGGCTAGAGTTTCTTTTTTAGTAGAAATGAAAGAGTCTAAATGATGAGATGAGATGGATATGAGAAAAAGTGAAtggattaaaaattattttgggcCTAACCATAAGTTTGTGTGAGGTAGgataatattagtaaaataaggAGTGAGGTTATCATCGGATTGGTTCATCGATTTCACGGATCTCGAAATGAAAAACCATGAATCAAACCAAACTAGATCGGTTTCGATTGGTTTGGATCGGtttcaaaccgaaccaaacaagGTTGGATATTTTTTCGATGGTTCATCGATTTCACGGATCTCGAAATGAAAAACCATGAATCAAACCAAACTAGATCGGTTTCGATTGGTTTGGATCGGtttcaaaccgaaccaaacaagGTTGGATATTTTTTCGATTTGGTTCGGTTTAGACTTTCGGTTTCGTTGGTTTTGTCCGAACCACTTACATCCCTATTTGTAATAGgtcaagtgttttttttttgggaaattgGAATTTGGATATGAATTCATTgtagatttaatttaaatttaaatatgattcgatgatttgattattattagtattatctttggttgatataatttttaaatattgttatCATATCATCCAGCTTAATTTCtatataaaattagtttttgatTCACATAAATTTTGTACATGTTTATTTTgagaaatagataa
Above is a genomic segment from Medicago truncatula cultivar Jemalong A17 chromosome 5, MtrunA17r5.0-ANR, whole genome shotgun sequence containing:
- the LOC11413960 gene encoding uncharacterized protein, with amino-acid sequence MVIKRDWANLDSLALNMILEKLTEPIDHIWFGSVCKNWHSIANLSHQHDHQFRSNIMPMLTIPSEKSPEKRCLYSIPANRVYPLESTMLNNKRCCGSSHGWLATLDEEDVITWVNPFKDVAPISLPPIDNYMVCKDYDFNVHKVTLSVDPITSPNDYVVAAIYTTRSCLAFIKAGQEFWTYIQDTDHFGFIDITFYKGLVYAVTRWKKIVCFDLCYSDDPWDVEQRIPNVLLQRSDDATYSPLTYLVKSLDGELWMVRRFINRVKNINKGTNSLHVFKLELNDKGDKLMHLSKLESLGDNVLFVGDGDSMSVSTSYFSSYLQKDSIYYSDNYYNEVPVPYPRGPFDMGIYNIKHGSFGVHCPYKSYFKGMAPPIWVVPPFQWN